In the genome of Deinococcus budaensis, the window TATCCGCAGCGCGCGCGACGCGAGCTGGGGCGTGCCCATCACCAACCTGTCGTTCGTGAGCGCCGACAACCTGCTGGAGCTGCTCCAGGCCAGCGGGCGCCAGCGTGGGCGCGACTACACCCAGGCGCTGTTCAACACCCAGGTCGTGCCGTCCTACGCCGACACCCGGTACGCGGGCGTGCGCGAGTACCGCCAGCTGATGGACAAGTGGAAACCCCAGCTGCCAGCCACGCTGCGCGACAAGACCTACAAACCGGCCGCCTACAGCTTCGTGGGTCTGGAGGGCTTCCTGAACGCCAAGGTCATCGTTCACGCGCTGCGGGCCAGCGGCAGCCCCCTCACCCAGGCCCGGTTCCGCAGCGCGCTGGAGCGCACCTCGAAGCTCGACCTGGGCCTGGCCGAGCCGGTGTCGTTCAGCCGGGACCGGCACCAGGGGCTGCAACAGGTCTACCTGACGGCGGTCAAGGGCGGGCGCTGGGTCACCGTGGACCGCTGGAACGCCGCGCCGTAACGGCCCTGCCGGGGGGCCGCTTTCGCCCCGGAACCGCCCCGCCCCTTCCCGCTTTTCCCTCCCCCTGGAGAGTCCCCCCATGTCCAATCCCACGATCAGCCCCACGGCCAGCACTGCCGAGTCCGGCAGCCTCGCTCCCCGTTCCCCCGGCATCCGCCGCCTCACCGCGCGGCTGGGGCAGGGCCGCTTCTTCGGCCTGCAACGCCGCGTCACGCTGTACCTCTCCGGCCTCATCGTCGTCCTGACCGCCACCGGCATCGCCGTGTCGGTCAGCGGCCTGCGCGACTCGCTGAGCACCGAGTACCGCACCAAGGGCGAGGCGATCGCCCAGTCGCTGGTGAGCGTCACGCCCAACTACCTGGCGACGCAGGACGTGAGCCAGCTTCAGAGCCTGATCGACGACTACGCGCAGGTGGCGGGCGTGGCCTACGTCGTGGTGCTGGACAACCAGGACCGGCCCATCGCCCACACCTTCGCACCCTTCATCCCGGCCGAGCTGCTGAACGAGGAAGAGGGCGGAAGCCACGCCGACAACGCCGAGCAGCGCCTGAGCTACCAGGACCCCGAGACGGGCCGGGTGCGCAACGTGCTGAGCATCGACCGCTCGGTGTCGGGCGGGCAGCTCGGCGAGGTGCTGGTGGGCATGGACCTGGGCGTGATCGCCGCGCAGCAGCGCCGCGCCACCCTGCTGCTCGCCGGAGCCTTGCTGCTGGCGGGCGCGCTGGCCCTGGTCGGCGGCATCGTGTTCACCCGGCGCCTGGTGCGCCCGATTCAGAAGCTGGCCTCGCTCTCGGGGCGGGTGGCGCAGGGCGACCTCAGCCAGCGCGCGGGGCTGCGCTCCAACGACGAGATCGGCCTGCTCGCCACCTCCTTTGACAGCGCCATCGACCAGCTTCAGCACAACGAGGCGAAAAACGAGCAGGAGCGCGCGGAGGCCCAGAAGCTTCAGCAGAACATCGGGGAATTTCTCGACGTGACCATGAACATCGCCGAGGGGGACCTGACCCAGCGCGGCCGGGTGACCGAGGACGTGCTGGGCAACGTGGTGGACTCCATCAACCTGATGGTGGACGAACTCGCGCAGGTGTTGCGCGAGGTGCAGCAGGCCGCCGCGTCGGTGAGCAGCGGCAGCGTGTCGATGCTGGGCACCACCGAACAGATCGCCCAGGGCGCGCAGACCACCCTGGCGGCGACCCGGCAGGTGAGCGCGCAGGTGGGCGAGGTGACGGGCGGGATTCGCGCCGCCGCCCGCAGCGCCGAGGAAAGCGCCCAGGCGGCCCGGCAGGCGCTCGCGGCCTCCGAGCAGGGGCAGCAGGCGGTGCTCGAAACCCTGGACGGCATGCAGAACATCCGCCGCGAGGTGCAGGGGGTCGCGCGGCGCATCAAGACGCTGGGCGAGCGCTCGCTGGAGATTCAGGAGATCGTGGACACCATCTCGCGCCTTTCCTCGCAGACCAACCTGCTGGCGCTCAACGCGGCCATCGAGGCCGCCGGGGCGGGCGCGGCGGGCAGCCGCTTTGCCATCGTCGCCGACGAGGTGCGCAAGCTCGCGGACTCCTCGGCGCAGGCCACCGCGCGCATCTCGACGCTGATCAAGACCGTGCAGCTGGAGATTCAGGAGGTCGTCACCAGCGTCGAGGACGGCACCCGCGAGGTCGAGCAGGGCTACCGGGTGGCGGGCACGGCGGGCGAGCAGCTGCGCGAACTCGGGCGCCTGGCGCAGCAGTCGGCCGAACTTTCCGAGCGCATCCGCGCGGCGACCTCCGCCCAGGTGAGCCAGGTCGAGCAGGTGGGCGGCGCCGTGCAGGGCATCGAGCAGGTCGCGGCCCAGGCGGGCCAGGCCGTCAGCGAGGGCCGCTCCTCGGCCGAGCAGCTTCAGCGCCTCGCGCGGCAGCTCGACGAGAGCCTGACCCGCTTCCGCCTGCCCGTCTGAGCGGGTGGGGAAAGCCCGCACCGGGGGCGGGGCAAGCAGTCTGCCCCCTGGCCTGCGGCACCCCCCCCACCCCGTTTCCCGCCCGAAGAGGAGAGGCCCCGTGGACCCTGACCTGACCGAAACTTTTTTGCAAGACGCCGCCAGCGTGCTGGGCGCCCTGGAAGACGCGACCGTGCAGCTGTGGCTCGAAGAGGGCCGCCCCGGCGCGCTGCGCGACCTCGCGGTGCTCAGCCACCGCCTGCGCGGCACCGCCGCCCTGTACGGCCACCCGCAGACGGCGGCGCTGGCGGGCGTGCTGGAGCGGCTGCTCGAAGGCCGCGCGGGCTTCGGCGCCGAGGTGACCAGCGCGCTGGTGGGACTGCTGGAAACGGCGCAGCTGTGTCTGGCGGCGGCCCTGACCCGGCTGCGCGCGGGCCAGAGCGAGGGCGACGTGGGCCTGGACTTCTCGCGGCGGGGCGGCGCGGCCCAGCTCGGCGCGCTGCTGCGGGCCTACCCCCAGAGCTTTCGCCCGGTCGCGCCGGACGGGGAGGCGGAGGCGGCCTCCTCCGGCCCGGAAGCCTCCGTGCCCTTTGCCCAGACCCAGCCGGACCTGTGGGCCTTTTTCGCGCCGGAAGCCCGCGAGCTGATCGAGACCCTGCGCGGACAGCTCGCGGAGGACCAGCCGGACCTCAACGCGATGTTCCGCGCCGCGCACACCCTCAAGGGCAGCGCGGCGATGGTGGGCCTGGCCCCCCTGGGGCAGCTCGGGCACACCCTGGAAGACCTGCTGGGCCAGGTGCGCGAGGAGGCGCTGGCGCTGGCGCGCGCCGCGCCGCTGCTGGGCGCGGGCCTGGTGCTGGCCGAGCGGCTGCTTGACCAGGCCGAGGGGAGCAGCCCGGCGGCGGGCGCGGGCGCGCTGGACGGTGCCGCGCTGGACGCAACCCAGCTGGACGGGGCCGTCCTGGACAGGTACGCCGCGCAGGTTCAGGCGCTGCTCAGCGGGCAGCCGACCGGGGCGGGGGTGGGGGCAGGAGCAGGAGCAGGGGTGGGCGCGCCGGACGAGGCCGCCGCGCCGCTGGCCCGCCTGACCGTGCGGCTGGACGGCGAGCAGCTGGGCGCCTTGCAGCAGCACGTGGCGCGGCTGGTCACGGGCCGCGCCCGGCTGGGCACGCTGCTCACGCAGCAGCGCACCCTGGCCGAACAGCTGGATGAGGCGCACGCCCGCATCCAGCAGACCATCCGCGACTTCGAGGAACGGCACCTCAACCCCACCCTCGGCGCGGCGCCCGCTGCCGGACCGCAGGCGGCCGGGGACGGGGGCGGGGCGCCGGACCGGGCGCCGCGTTTTGCGGACTTCAGCGTGCTGGAACTCGACAGCTACAGCGACCTGAACGTGCTGGCGCGCTCGCTGACCGAACTCAGCGCCGACCTCAGCGAGATCCGCTCGCAGGGCCGCGCGCACCTGGCCCAGCTGGGCGACGAGCTGACCGGCCTGGAAAAAGTCACCCGCGCGCTGCGCGGCGACGTCAGCCGCGCCCGGCTGACCCGGCTGGGCCGCGCCACCGCCCCGCTGCACCGCTGGGTGCGCGAGCGCGGCGGCCTCAGGCTGCACGTGGAGGGCGAGGACCTGCAACTCGACGCCGCGACCGTGCCGCCGCTGGCGCAGGCGCTGCTGCACCTGGTCACCAACGCGGCCACCCACGGCCTGGAGCCGCAGGACGAGCGGACGGCGCTGGGCAAACCGGCCCTGGGCGCCGTCACGGTCACGGCGCGCGCCGAGGGCGGCCAGCTGACCGTGACCGTCCAAGACGACGGCCGGGGCCTGCCGCTGGCCGCGCTGCGCGAACGGGCGCTGGCCGCCGGGCACCTCAGCGCCGCCGAACTGGCCGGGCTGTCGGCGGCGCAAACGGCGCAGCTCGCCTTCCTGCCGGGCCTCAGCACCGCCCGGTCCCTGACCCGCGAGGCCGGGCGCGGCGTGGGCATGGACGCCGTTCGCAGCGCCGTGGAGGCGCTGGGCGGGGAGGTCCGCCTGGACACGCGGGCGGGGGCAGGCACCACCGTCACGCTGGCGCTGCCGCTCGCCCAGCAGATCGCCGACGTGCTGGTGGCCCGCGTGGGCGGGGTGCGGGTCGCGCTGCTGGTCAGCCAGGTGCAGGGCCTGCGCCCCCTGGAGGGGGACACTGCCGCTGCCGCCGGGGAAGGCGACCCCGCCGCACCCGGCGCCGTGGCCGATCTGCACGCCCTCTGGGGCGAGGTGCCCGGGCCGCGGCGCTCGGTTGCCCGCTTGAGCAGCGCGGGTGGCCCGGTGGACGTGATCGCCGACGAGTTCACCCAGCTGGAGGAGGTCGTGCTGCGCCCGGCGGGGCGCCTGCTCGCGCCGCTGGGTTACCTCGCGGGCACCGCCGTGGGCGCGGGCGGTCAGGCGCTGCCGGTGCTCAACCCCTCGGGGCTGCTGGCGGCCGCGCGCCGTCCGGCGGCGGGGGCGGCGCTGCGGGCCGCCGACCCCGCCCCCCGCGCCCAGCGGCGCATCCTGGTCGTGGACGACAGCCTCAGCGTGCGCAAGCACCTGGGGCGCATCCTGACGCGCGCGGGCTTCGAGGTGCTCGCGGCAGCGGACGGCCGCGAGGCGCTGGGCCGCCTGCTCACCGGCGCCGATCCGGTCGACGCGGTGCTGACCGATCTGGAAATGCCGCACGCCAACGGCTTCGAGGTGATCGAGGGCCTGCGCGGCCACGGCCCCACCGCCGCCCTGCCTATCGTGGTGATGACCACCCGCACCGGCGAGAAGCACCAGCGGCTGGCGCTGGCGCTGGGCGCCGACGACTATTTCGCCAAGCCCGCCGACGAGGGCCTGCTGCTGCGGCGCCTGGACGCCCTGCTCGCCCCGGCGGCCTCCCGCGCCCGCGCCGCACGGCCGAGGTGACCGGATGCACTGCCTGATCGTCTCGCCAGACGCCCACCGCGCGCTGGCGCGGGCCACCCTGGCCCGGGCGGCGGGCGCCACGGCCGAGGTGGCGGGCGGCGGGCTGCACGCCCTGACGCAGATCGAGCGCGGCCGCCCCGACCTGGTGATTCTCGACCCCGCGCTGGACGACCTCACGCCGGGCGACCTGCTGGAGATCTTGCGCGACGACCCGGCCACCCGGACCACGCCCGTGCTGATTTCCGGTCAGCCGCCTTCCCCGGACGCGGCGCCTGCCGACCTGTGGTTTCCGCCGCAGCTCAGCCCGGCCGAGACGCTGGCCCGGGCGCTGGAGGCCGCCGGGCACCCGCCGCTGCCCTGGACGGCGCCGGAGCAGGCCCCGCTGAGCGGCCAGCTGCAAGACCTCGACCTGACCGAGCTGATCTTGTGCGTGCATGGCCTGCACCTCTCGGGCCTGCTGCTGCTGCGCGGGCCGCAGCGCGGCGGGCAGCTCACCTTCCGGCAGGGCGAGCTGCTCGACGCCGAGGACGGCCCCGACCACGGCCCCGCCGGATTCGCGCGCCTGCTGGAACCGGGCCGCGCGGGGGACTTTCACTTTCATCCCCTGGAGGCGCGGGCCTTGCAGGCCTATCCCCGCGGCCTCCAGATGCCCACCGCCCAACTTCTGATGGAGGCCGCCGTCCAGCGCGACCACCTCCACGCCCTGGAGACTTCCCCATGACCCACTCCCAGCCTGCTTCTGCCCCCCATATTCCCCCCCATCAGGTGCTGGTCGTCGACGACAGCATCAGCGTGCGCAAGGCGCTGGAGCGCATCTTGCAGACCCAGGGCATCGGGGTCCACACCGCCAACAGCGCCGAGGAGGCCCTGGCGCTGCTGGGGCAGTTGCCCCAGCCCCCCACTCTGATGATCGCGGACGTGCTGATGCCTGGCCTGAGCGGGCTGGAGCTGGCCCGCGCGGCGCAGGCCGACCACCCCGCCCTGCCGCTGATGCTGATGAGCGGCGTGGTGGACGAGGCGCTCCAGACCCAGGCGGCCGCCGTGGGCGTGACCCGGCTGCTGCGCAAGCCCTTTACCCCTGCCGAGCTGTTGCCGCTGGTCTTCGCGGTGCTGGACGCGGCGGACCCGGCGCCCGGCGACCGGGCCGAGGCGCCGCAGGCCGCCGGGACCCCCGGCACGGTCTCCGGCGGGGCCAGCCCGGCACAAGCCGCGCTGCTGGCGCGTCTGGGCGCCGAACGGGGCGTGCTGGGCAGCGGCGTATTCGGCGCGGGTGGGCAGCCACTGTCCACCCACGCGGCCGCGCTGCCCGCCCAGCTGGGCATGTACGTCCAGTTTCTGACCACGGCCGCGACCACCGCCGGGGTCCACCTGGAGGCGCGGGGGCTGGACCTGCTGCAACTGGACTTCGGGGACCGCACGCTGCTGCTGGCGCCCGTGGCCGCCGGGCACCTGGCCTGCTGGTGCACGCACGGCGCCGCGCCGCGTGTACGGGAGCTGCTGGCGCCGGGGGCCTGAGCGGCTTGCTCCCCCGCGCGGAGGCGCCGGGTGTCAGGCCCCGCCTTCCTGCGGGCCTCCCCCAGACGGCCCGGAGGTGCGGCGCAGCCGCTCGCGGGCGCGGGTTTCCACCCGGCGCAGCACGGGGTCCTGCTGCTGGCTGGGCGGAAAGACCGGGAGGGCCAAGACCACGCTCTGGGTGGGCAGCACGTCGCGCCACTGGGCGATCAGTTCCCGGTACGCCTCTCCCACCGGGCGAATGCGGCGGTCGAGGTCGTAGAGGCCGACCGGGTTGACGGTGCCGCGCGTCTGGCGCAGGGCGCTGTCCCAGTCCACCTGATCGGTCAGCGAGTACCAGGTGAAGCCCACGATGGGCAGCCCGTCGTTGCGCACCCGCAGCACGTTGGCCCACTGCTTGCGCAGCCACCTGACCGCCTCGTCGCCCTGCGGCCCCTGGCTGAAATTGGTCTCGGTGTGCATCACCGGCAGGCCGTAGCGGGCGAAGTACTGGGTGGTGAGCACCGAGTAGCCGTAGATCTCGCCCGCCCACTCGCTGCGCCCGTCGGGGTGCAGCAGGTGTTCGTTGGTGGCGTAATAGTCGTTGCCCATGATGCAGTGGTGCTTGCGGGTCTCGTCCAGAAAGAAGTGGTAGTCCGCGCGCGTCATCCCGTGGTCCATCAGGTACTCGTACATCTCCGAGGAGACCCGGTGCCCGTAGTTGAGGTCGAGACTCAGGAAGCGCACGGCGTTCATCAGCTCGGCGGGGCGGATGGCCGCCGGATTCTCGGCGTGGAAATACTCGGTGGACTCGCTCTGGATGAAGATGGCGTCGGCGCGCACCTCCAGGATGGCGCGCATGGCGAGCACGTTCGCCTTGACGATGTTGCCCAGCGCGGTCACAAAGGCCGCGTCGGTGGTCAGCTCCTCGTTCCACCAGCCGTACTTGGCCGAGAACAGGGCGCAGATGTACATCTCGTTGACAGGCGTGTACAGCTGCACCCAGGGATAGCGCAGGGCAAAGGCGCGGGCGTAGCGGGCGAACTGCGCCGGGAAGTCGGGGTTCTGGAAGTTGCCGATCCAGTCGGGCACCCCGAAGTGGCACAGGTCGGTGATGGGCACGATATCGCGCCGCCTCAGGTCGGCGTAGGTCTCGTCCGCGAAGCTCCAGTCGTAGCGGTCCGGGCCGGGCCAGCTGTGGTGGATGGGCGGGCCGTAACGCAGGTACCCGGTGCCCAGCTCCTGCACGAGGTCGAAATCCTTTTGCCACAGGCGGTAGTGCCCGCACTTGTCCATCTCGTCCACCCGGATCCGGCCGCCGCCCAGGGTGGGGGACGAGTTCTCGATGCCGGTGGCGAACATGAAGTAGATCAGGGGCGGACCTCCCGGCCCACGGGGCGCTCGCCCACCGGCGCGGCGAGGCGGCGCAGCTGCGAGAGGGCGAGCAACACGAAGGCGGCTTCCAGCCCCAGCGAGAGCACCCCCAGCGGCTCGGCCCAGTTGCCGATGTCGTCCCGGGCGCCGGGCAGCCCCACGCTGCGGGTCAGCACGTAGCCCAGCAGGGCGCCCAGCGAGATCAGCCCGCCCAGGACGTACCCCGCCCGCCAGCGGTTGCTCAGCAGCCACGCGCCCGCCGCCGCGCACCCGGCGACCAGCAGGACGTACAGCCAGCCCAGGGAGGGCGTCTCCCCGAACTTGTCGGGAATGTCCCGGAAGTGAATCCAGGCGATGGCGGCGAGCAGCAGAGGACCGGACCAGAAGCGCGGGCTGAGGGTCGCAGTGGGGGACATGGCTTCTCCTGCGGGTGAGAGAGGGCGAGACCGCCGGGCGGGGTGCGGCGGGCGGCCGGAGCGAACGGAGCCTCCAGCGCCAGCCTGAGCGCCGAAGTTCAGGGCCAGCTGAAACGCGCCTCGCGGACTGGGCGGGCGGCTTCCGGCGGCAGCGGCTGGGGACTGAGCAGCTCGTTGCGCCGCACGAAGGCGTGCATAAAGCGCCCCAGCACGCGCGTCTGGGTGCGGTAGGCCTCCACCGCCGCGCGCTTGCCCGCCACCTGGGCCGGGGTCAGATCCACCCGGGTCCAGGGCAGGCGGCGGGCCAGGGGCGGGGGGGTCAGCGGCAACGCCGGGTGCAGGCCCTTGGGCAGCGGTCACTCCAGGCCGCCGTGAACCACCCAGTAGCGCAGGCGGCCCGCCTGTCCGCGCGCCCCCAGCAGCCGCATGGCGATGTAGGAGAGGGTCCGGTGGTCACTGTGAAAGTCCTGCGGCGCGGGGACGAGCACCACGTCGGGCCGCACCCGCCCCAGCACCCGCGTCAGGTCGGCTTCCAGCGCGGCGCAGAACAGGAACCACGGAAACACCAGGTCGGTCAGGGTGAGGCCGCCCCCCCCCACGGCGCGTGCCGGAGCGGCCCGGGCGTGAGGCTTCCCAGCGCCACGTTGTTCACCAGCAGCATCAGCCCCACCGTCAGCCCCCGCCAGGCGTCCAGCGCGGCGAGGCGCCCGGTCCCGGCCGCAGCGGGGGCGGCGGGAGCGGCGGTGGAGCGGTCGGCCAGTGCGGGGGAGGTCGCCATAACGGGGGGAGGTCCTTTCGCGGCGCAAGGGGGCGCCGGGGTGGAGGGGGCGGGGTTCGCCTTGCCCTCCAGTCTGGGGACCTGGATAACGGGGAGCTGAAAGGGTCTCCCGTGGGGCCAGGGACCCCGGGCGGCGCTCAGGCCGGTTCCCCGGTCAGCGCGCGCCACTCGTCGTCGAAGAGGGTCAGGGTGAGGGTGCCGCGCAGCCGCAACCGGGCGAGGGCCACCGGGCCAACCACCTGCCCCAGGTCCCGGGGGGTCACGGCCCAGACGCGCCTCCCCTCCCGCACGAGGACGCGGGCGGGCGCGGGCGGCGCCCAGGTGCAGGTGACGGTGTGCATGGCGTCTTTCCTCCCCGGTGCGGCCGGATATCGCGGCCAGAAACGGGCGGGGCGGTGGGGCGGCGGGCGCGGGGCGCAGGCCTACAGCGGCTGCACCGACGGGGCGAACGGCGGGGGCGGGGCGGCGGGCAGGGTCCGCGGCACCGTCAGCGTCCGGTCCCCGCGCCGCAGGGTCAGGGGGACCCGGACCCCGGGGCGCTCGCCCAACAGCGCCGCTTGCAGGTCCTGCACCGAGGCCACCGCCCGGCCTCCCGCCGCTGTGATCACGTCGCCGCCCAGCCGGATGGTGCCGTCCGGAAAGCGCCGCACCCGCGCGCCTCCGCGCAGCCCGGCAGCGGCGGCGGGGCTACCCGGCTCGACCGTCTGCACCAGCAGGCCGCGGGCAGGCAGCCCCAGATCCCGGCGCGCGGCCGGGGCCAGCTCGCGCAGGTTCAGCGCCAGCAGACCGAGGTGAGGCAGGCGGATCAGCTCGCCCGCGAGCAGGCGCGGCAGCAGGCTCCTGGCGACGTTGATGGGGATGGCAAAGCCGATGCCGGCGTTTTGCCCGGTGCCCGCCGCGTCCCGGACCGGGGAGAAGATCTGCGTGTTCACCCCGATCACCTGCCCCAGTGCGTTGAGCAGCGGGCCGCCCGAGTTGCCCGGATTGATGGCGGCGTCAGTCTGAACGGCTGGCTGCGGCACCCTGTCCACCCCGGTGGGAATCATCCGCCCCACCGCCGAGACGATGCCCTGCGTGACCGTGAGGGTCAGCCCGAAGGGGGCGCCCAGCGCGGTGGCCGTCTCTCCGGCCTCCAGCGCGTCGCTGTCGCCCAGGGGGAGCGGGCGCAGGTCGGCCGGGGGCACGCCCCGCACCCGCAGCAGGGCCAGGTCGTAGTCGGGGGCGGTCCCGACCACGCTGGCCGGGTACGCCTGCTCGCGGCCGCGCAGCCGCACCAGCAGGGCCGAAGCGTCCCGCACCACGTGCTCATTGGTCAGGATATGCCCCGCGCGGTCGATCACGAAGCCTGAGCCGCTGGCGGCCGGGACCTCCACGTCGCCGGGCGCCGGAGAACGCGGCCCGAAGAGGGTGCCGCCTTCCAGCGGGGTGAAGCGGGTGATCAAGACCACCCCGTCCCGGGCCGCCTTCACGACCTGCACGGTGCTGGGCACGGAGCGCGGCGGCCTGCCGGAACTGGCGGCGCCCCCGCCCTGCCCTCCGGGGGCAGCGGCCGCAGGCGCGGCTTCCTGCACC includes:
- a CDS encoding methyl-accepting chemotaxis protein, whose product is MSNPTISPTASTAESGSLAPRSPGIRRLTARLGQGRFFGLQRRVTLYLSGLIVVLTATGIAVSVSGLRDSLSTEYRTKGEAIAQSLVSVTPNYLATQDVSQLQSLIDDYAQVAGVAYVVVLDNQDRPIAHTFAPFIPAELLNEEEGGSHADNAEQRLSYQDPETGRVRNVLSIDRSVSGGQLGEVLVGMDLGVIAAQQRRATLLLAGALLLAGALALVGGIVFTRRLVRPIQKLASLSGRVAQGDLSQRAGLRSNDEIGLLATSFDSAIDQLQHNEAKNEQERAEAQKLQQNIGEFLDVTMNIAEGDLTQRGRVTEDVLGNVVDSINLMVDELAQVLREVQQAAASVSSGSVSMLGTTEQIAQGAQTTLAATRQVSAQVGEVTGGIRAAARSAEESAQAARQALAASEQGQQAVLETLDGMQNIRREVQGVARRIKTLGERSLEIQEIVDTISRLSSQTNLLALNAAIEAAGAGAAGSRFAIVADEVRKLADSSAQATARISTLIKTVQLEIQEVVTSVEDGTREVEQGYRVAGTAGEQLRELGRLAQQSAELSERIRAATSAQVSQVEQVGGAVQGIEQVAAQAGQAVSEGRSSAEQLQRLARQLDESLTRFRLPV
- a CDS encoding response regulator — protein: MDPDLTETFLQDAASVLGALEDATVQLWLEEGRPGALRDLAVLSHRLRGTAALYGHPQTAALAGVLERLLEGRAGFGAEVTSALVGLLETAQLCLAAALTRLRAGQSEGDVGLDFSRRGGAAQLGALLRAYPQSFRPVAPDGEAEAASSGPEASVPFAQTQPDLWAFFAPEARELIETLRGQLAEDQPDLNAMFRAAHTLKGSAAMVGLAPLGQLGHTLEDLLGQVREEALALARAAPLLGAGLVLAERLLDQAEGSSPAAGAGALDGAALDATQLDGAVLDRYAAQVQALLSGQPTGAGVGAGAGAGVGAPDEAAAPLARLTVRLDGEQLGALQQHVARLVTGRARLGTLLTQQRTLAEQLDEAHARIQQTIRDFEERHLNPTLGAAPAAGPQAAGDGGGAPDRAPRFADFSVLELDSYSDLNVLARSLTELSADLSEIRSQGRAHLAQLGDELTGLEKVTRALRGDVSRARLTRLGRATAPLHRWVRERGGLRLHVEGEDLQLDAATVPPLAQALLHLVTNAATHGLEPQDERTALGKPALGAVTVTARAEGGQLTVTVQDDGRGLPLAALRERALAAGHLSAAELAGLSAAQTAQLAFLPGLSTARSLTREAGRGVGMDAVRSAVEALGGEVRLDTRAGAGTTVTLALPLAQQIADVLVARVGGVRVALLVSQVQGLRPLEGDTAAAAGEGDPAAPGAVADLHALWGEVPGPRRSVARLSSAGGPVDVIADEFTQLEEVVLRPAGRLLAPLGYLAGTAVGAGGQALPVLNPSGLLAAARRPAAGAALRAADPAPRAQRRILVVDDSLSVRKHLGRILTRAGFEVLAAADGREALGRLLTGADPVDAVLTDLEMPHANGFEVIEGLRGHGPTAALPIVVMTTRTGEKHQRLALALGADDYFAKPADEGLLLRRLDALLAPAASRARAARPR
- a CDS encoding DUF4388 domain-containing protein: MHCLIVSPDAHRALARATLARAAGATAEVAGGGLHALTQIERGRPDLVILDPALDDLTPGDLLEILRDDPATRTTPVLISGQPPSPDAAPADLWFPPQLSPAETLARALEAAGHPPLPWTAPEQAPLSGQLQDLDLTELILCVHGLHLSGLLLLRGPQRGGQLTFRQGELLDAEDGPDHGPAGFARLLEPGRAGDFHFHPLEARALQAYPRGLQMPTAQLLMEAAVQRDHLHALETSP
- a CDS encoding response regulator — translated: MTHSQPASAPHIPPHQVLVVDDSISVRKALERILQTQGIGVHTANSAEEALALLGQLPQPPTLMIADVLMPGLSGLELARAAQADHPALPLMLMSGVVDEALQTQAAAVGVTRLLRKPFTPAELLPLVFAVLDAADPAPGDRAEAPQAAGTPGTVSGGASPAQAALLARLGAERGVLGSGVFGAGGQPLSTHAAALPAQLGMYVQFLTTAATTAGVHLEARGLDLLQLDFGDRTLLLAPVAAGHLACWCTHGAAPRVRELLAPGA
- a CDS encoding family 1 glycosylhydrolase yields the protein MFATGIENSSPTLGGGRIRVDEMDKCGHYRLWQKDFDLVQELGTGYLRYGPPIHHSWPGPDRYDWSFADETYADLRRRDIVPITDLCHFGVPDWIGNFQNPDFPAQFARYARAFALRYPWVQLYTPVNEMYICALFSAKYGWWNEELTTDAAFVTALGNIVKANVLAMRAILEVRADAIFIQSESTEYFHAENPAAIRPAELMNAVRFLSLDLNYGHRVSSEMYEYLMDHGMTRADYHFFLDETRKHHCIMGNDYYATNEHLLHPDGRSEWAGEIYGYSVLTTQYFARYGLPVMHTETNFSQGPQGDEAVRWLRKQWANVLRVRNDGLPIVGFTWYSLTDQVDWDSALRQTRGTVNPVGLYDLDRRIRPVGEAYRELIAQWRDVLPTQSVVLALPVFPPSQQQDPVLRRVETRARERLRRTSGPSGGGPQEGGA
- a CDS encoding S1C family serine protease, with protein sequence MKGTPALLMILLALSGCRPPSASAPGEGVQEAAPAAAAPGGQGGGAASSGRPPRSVPSTVQVVKAARDGVVLITRFTPLEGGTLFGPRSPAPGDVEVPAASGSGFVIDRAGHILTNEHVVRDASALLVRLRGREQAYPASVVGTAPDYDLALLRVRGVPPADLRPLPLGDSDALEAGETATALGAPFGLTLTVTQGIVSAVGRMIPTGVDRVPQPAVQTDAAINPGNSGGPLLNALGQVIGVNTQIFSPVRDAAGTGQNAGIGFAIPINVARSLLPRLLAGELIRLPHLGLLALNLRELAPAARRDLGLPARGLLVQTVEPGSPAAAAGLRGGARVRRFPDGTIRLGGDVITAAGGRAVASVQDLQAALLGERPGVRVPLTLRRGDRTLTVPRTLPAAPPPPFAPSVQPL